One part of the Fusibacter sp. A1 genome encodes these proteins:
- the rplJ gene encoding 50S ribosomal protein L10: MSKNFELKKGVVAEIREKLDRAQSLVLVEYKGLNVEEATDLRNACRDAGVEYKVYKNNLVKRAAEGTQFESLANDLTGPNAFAFGYDDPVTPAKVLKEMSAKAKSLQLKAGVVEGTYFNEDGIREIAEIPSREVLIAKLLGSFNAPISNFAYLLSNIAEKKEQEA; encoded by the coding sequence ATGTCTAAGAACTTCGAACTAAAAAAAGGTGTTGTTGCTGAGATTCGTGAGAAGCTCGATCGCGCTCAATCATTAGTTCTCGTAGAGTACAAAGGTTTGAACGTTGAAGAAGCAACTGACCTTAGAAACGCGTGTCGTGACGCTGGCGTTGAATACAAAGTTTATAAGAATAACCTTGTAAAACGTGCTGCAGAAGGTACACAATTCGAAAGTCTTGCTAATGATTTGACTGGCCCTAACGCTTTCGCGTTTGGTTATGATGATCCTGTGACTCCTGCTAAAGTCCTAAAAGAAATGAGTGCGAAAGCAAAATCGCTTCAGCTTAAAGCTGGTGTGGTTGAAGGTACTTACTTCAATGAAGACGGCATTAGGGAAATCGCAGAAATTCCAAGTAGAGAAGTACTTATCGCTAAGTTACTTGGTAGCTTCAATGCTCCAATTTCAAA